A genomic window from Paenibacillus sp. FSL K6-0276 includes:
- the gshAB gene encoding bifunctional glutamate--cysteine ligase GshA/glutathione synthetase GshB, whose amino-acid sequence MALLNRKLIQLLMDHHLNKELFHGQFGLEKENVRVDPEGRLALTPHPKAFGNKMENPYIQTDFSESQIEMVTPSFDSITETYSFMEALQDIVSLELNEEYLWPSSNPPMLPNDKDIPIAKMGNPVEDEYRHQLADKYGRKRQLLSGIHYNFSFDEQFLRQLHDIVDPQESFKDFKDATYLKVARNLLRYRWLLIYLTGASPVFDKTYMEQCVARGESDDEKSFYYLNMNSLRNSECGYRNEKPLYVSFDSLTDYVHDLKSLIESEELLSIKEFYSPVRLKTARGKHPLEELLQDGIAYLELRFIDLNPLYKIGISKETMIFIHLFILYMLLKEDEPFGVEDQKMANLNHDQLIMEGIKGCLHDYGDFCTTMEQKALTCIQEMQDMIQLLKPEDEEFSNVLNGAKDKILDPDRSFAAIVKSEVQQSSFVKYHLNKAKQYAKESLQNGYRFVGYEDLELSTQLLLKAAVKRGIKFQLIDREENFVVLTKGDHKEYVKQATKTSLDSYSTVLIMENKIVTKKVLSQQGIRVPTGEAFRNLEEAMNAYRTYCNKAIVIKPKSTNFGLGITIFTDEFSKEDYQKAFEIAFEHDRTVLLEEFMTGKEYRFLVMGDEVVGVLHRVPANVVGDGLHTIEQLVHEKNKDLLRGQGYKTPLEKIQIGEAEGMFLKNHAQAWSDIPPLNQVIYLRENSNISTGGDSLDFTDEIPDSYKEIAIHSAKAAGATFCGVDMMIDNIKENATDTNYSIIEINFNPAIHIHCYPYKGKNRKADERILDLLFGE is encoded by the coding sequence ATGGCATTATTGAATCGTAAACTCATACAGCTTCTGATGGATCACCATTTAAATAAGGAACTTTTCCACGGGCAATTTGGTTTAGAAAAAGAAAATGTCAGAGTTGATCCAGAGGGAAGACTTGCGCTGACTCCGCATCCTAAAGCTTTTGGCAACAAAATGGAGAACCCCTATATTCAAACCGATTTCTCAGAGAGTCAAATTGAAATGGTCACACCCTCTTTTGATTCTATTACAGAGACTTATAGTTTTATGGAGGCACTGCAGGATATTGTCTCGCTTGAGCTTAATGAAGAATACCTGTGGCCAAGCAGCAATCCTCCTATGTTACCGAATGATAAGGACATTCCCATTGCCAAGATGGGTAATCCTGTAGAGGATGAATATAGACATCAGCTAGCCGACAAGTATGGTCGCAAAAGACAATTGCTGAGCGGAATTCATTATAATTTCTCTTTTGACGAACAATTTCTTAGACAGCTTCATGACATAGTAGATCCACAAGAGAGCTTTAAAGACTTCAAAGATGCTACCTATTTAAAAGTAGCCCGTAACCTATTGCGGTACCGCTGGCTTCTCATCTATTTAACAGGTGCCAGTCCTGTTTTTGATAAGACTTATATGGAACAATGTGTGGCACGGGGTGAGTCGGATGACGAAAAAAGCTTTTATTATCTAAATATGAATTCACTTCGGAATAGCGAATGCGGGTATCGGAATGAAAAACCTCTCTATGTGTCTTTTGATTCGCTTACGGACTATGTGCATGATTTGAAATCGTTGATTGAATCCGAAGAATTACTAAGTATAAAAGAGTTTTATAGTCCGGTTAGATTGAAGACAGCAAGAGGAAAACATCCTTTAGAGGAGCTGCTACAAGATGGAATTGCCTACCTGGAGCTTCGTTTTATTGACCTGAATCCACTCTACAAAATAGGAATCAGCAAAGAAACGATGATTTTCATTCATCTGTTTATCCTGTATATGCTGCTGAAAGAGGACGAACCGTTCGGAGTAGAGGATCAGAAGATGGCAAACCTTAATCATGATCAACTGATCATGGAGGGAATAAAGGGATGCTTACATGATTACGGAGATTTTTGTACAACGATGGAACAGAAAGCATTAACTTGTATTCAAGAAATGCAGGATATGATACAGCTGTTGAAACCTGAAGATGAAGAGTTCTCGAACGTTCTGAATGGAGCTAAGGATAAGATTCTAGATCCAGATCGGAGTTTTGCGGCCATTGTGAAGTCGGAAGTTCAGCAATCCTCTTTTGTAAAATATCATCTGAATAAAGCTAAACAATATGCTAAGGAAAGTCTTCAGAACGGATATCGATTTGTCGGATATGAGGATCTGGAGCTGTCTACACAGCTACTATTGAAGGCAGCAGTTAAACGTGGCATTAAGTTTCAATTGATCGATAGGGAGGAGAATTTCGTAGTACTTACTAAAGGAGATCATAAAGAATACGTTAAGCAAGCTACGAAGACATCCCTAGATTCTTACAGCACGGTACTAATTATGGAGAATAAGATTGTTACGAAGAAAGTCCTTAGCCAACAAGGAATCCGCGTTCCCACAGGAGAGGCTTTTCGAAATCTTGAAGAGGCTATGAATGCCTATAGAACTTACTGCAACAAGGCAATCGTGATCAAGCCTAAATCAACGAATTTTGGACTCGGCATTACTATTTTTACAGATGAATTCTCCAAAGAAGATTATCAAAAAGCCTTCGAAATCGCCTTCGAACATGATCGAACAGTACTGCTTGAGGAATTTATGACAGGGAAAGAATATCGTTTTCTAGTCATGGGCGATGAAGTAGTTGGAGTATTGCACCGGGTTCCTGCGAATGTGGTCGGAGATGGTCTACATACGATAGAACAGTTGGTTCATGAGAAGAACAAGGATCTGCTAAGAGGCCAAGGATATAAGACTCCTCTTGAGAAAATTCAGATTGGTGAAGCAGAAGGGATGTTCTTGAAGAACCATGCTCAGGCTTGGAGCGATATCCCTCCTTTAAATCAGGTCATCTATCTGCGGGAGAATTCTAATATTAGCACGGGTGGAGACAGCTTAGACTTTACGGATGAGATTCCGGATAGCTATAAAGAAATTGCCATTCATTCAGCTAAAGCTGCGGGGGCTACTTTTTGTGGAGTAGATATGATGATTGATAACATCAAGGAAAACGCCACCGATACCAATTACAGCATTATTGAGATCAATTTTAATCCAGCGATTCATATTCACTGTTACCCTTATAAAGGGAAGAATCGAAAGGCGGATGAACGGATTCTGGATTTATTATTTGGGGAATAG
- a CDS encoding response regulator transcription factor, with protein MNILIADDEKHMITILKTYFEKEGYNVWVAADGEEALELFFSNRIDLVVLDWMMPKRSGIEVCNEIKKVSLAKVVMLTARSSHDDEFSALDIGADEYIRKPFDPRILMLRIKKMLGTEKVAAIRDLEIDFERKKVYKNGEELALYKKEFELLTFLYENKGRILSRDSLLSSVWGMDYLGEERTVDTHIKRLRDKIGADHVITHRGMGYSFHDENQ; from the coding sequence TTGAACATTCTAATTGCGGATGATGAGAAACATATGATCACTATATTGAAGACTTATTTTGAAAAAGAAGGCTATAACGTTTGGGTAGCTGCGGATGGGGAGGAGGCGCTTGAGCTCTTTTTTTCGAATCGAATCGATCTTGTGGTACTGGATTGGATGATGCCTAAGCGAAGCGGGATTGAGGTTTGTAATGAAATCAAGAAAGTTAGTCTAGCCAAGGTGGTGATGCTGACCGCGCGATCTTCCCATGACGATGAATTTAGCGCTTTAGATATAGGTGCAGATGAATATATAAGAAAACCATTTGATCCACGGATTTTAATGCTTAGAATCAAAAAAATGCTAGGGACCGAAAAAGTAGCTGCTATACGTGACTTAGAGATCGATTTTGAGCGAAAGAAAGTGTACAAGAATGGGGAGGAACTGGCTCTTTATAAAAAAGAATTTGAATTGCTAACCTTCCTATATGAGAATAAAGGCCGAATTTTGTCCAGAGATTCTTTGTTATCTTCCGTTTGGGGGATGGATTACCTTGGCGAAGAAAGAACCGTCGATACACATATCAAGAGATTGCGCGATAAGATTGGGGCTGACCACGTAATCACACACAGGGGAATGGGGTACAGCTTCCATGATGAAAATCAATAA
- a CDS encoding HEAT repeat domain-containing protein produces MIEELNNNGLPENYEELKKAANRSADWRARLEAVEELGQTNHKQIIDILTRLMESDPVYTVQEAAYLKLKAFGEDVKAPSKNKPELVKGVSKILLRIKKSLPRDHSYEDFKEKLKKMRIDVYDIYEGEKGADFDAWLMKMWNSSNK; encoded by the coding sequence ATGATCGAAGAACTGAACAATAATGGACTACCGGAGAATTACGAGGAGTTAAAAAAAGCTGCCAACCGCTCCGCGGATTGGAGAGCACGTCTAGAAGCAGTTGAAGAACTGGGACAGACCAATCATAAACAAATTATCGATATCCTGACGCGTTTAATGGAGAGCGATCCTGTATATACAGTTCAAGAAGCTGCTTACCTTAAGCTGAAGGCATTTGGCGAAGATGTTAAAGCGCCATCTAAGAATAAACCGGAATTAGTCAAAGGCGTATCCAAAATACTCCTGAGAATCAAGAAGAGCCTGCCAAGAGATCATTCGTACGAAGATTTCAAAGAGAAGTTGAAGAAGATGAGAATCGATGTGTACGATATTTACGAAGGCGAAAAGGGCGCTGATTTTGACGCATGGCTGATGAAGATGTGGAATTCCTCGAATAAGTAA
- a CDS encoding cellulase family glycosylhydrolase, protein MKKSKAFIVLILLLVVGCSSVPPQANQELRKEEKKEEKKEEKKEEKKEEKKEVKQERNEKLAFWDVQRKGTNFMNSKSLPENYEAAKEQNIEFIRLAPDKWAKDSDYLFNDKPDTNPDKDFLIGNADKYEGIVAEDFAALEADLDAAEARGSKVVLTVLSLPGDRWRQFNNYKNDDRIWKDFSYHEQAAVFWRDLASRLKDHPALIGYNLINEPHPETATGFHDFWTQDYNEWYSSVENTPADLNLLYETIVTAIRTVDSKTPIIVNSGLYATPWAFKYLKPIKDENVLYAFHMYEPYELTSQNKKKGLTYEYPGTIKVGEDKTEKAFNKEALKEFLEPVAQWAKEHNIPANRIVAEEFGTNQLVKGADQYMADLISIFDDFGWHWAFYAFREDTWDGMDYELGNQPPTWEYWQAIEKGEQPPRKAVDNPIWEVLKKGLERKE, encoded by the coding sequence ATGAAGAAATCTAAAGCTTTTATCGTGTTGATCTTATTGTTGGTCGTGGGATGCAGTTCAGTACCACCGCAAGCCAATCAAGAACTGAGGAAAGAAGAGAAGAAAGAAGAGAAGAAAGAAGAGAAGAAAGAAGAGAAGAAAGAAGAGAAGAAGGAAGTGAAGCAAGAAAGGAATGAGAAGCTAGCCTTCTGGGATGTTCAGAGAAAAGGAACGAATTTCATGAATTCAAAATCTTTACCGGAAAACTATGAAGCCGCCAAAGAGCAGAATATTGAATTCATTCGTTTGGCACCAGATAAATGGGCAAAAGACAGTGACTACTTATTTAATGACAAACCGGATACGAACCCGGATAAAGATTTTCTAATAGGGAATGCAGATAAGTATGAAGGGATTGTTGCGGAGGATTTTGCCGCGTTAGAAGCGGACTTAGATGCAGCTGAGGCTCGGGGCTCCAAAGTGGTGCTAACCGTCCTCAGTCTCCCTGGAGATCGCTGGAGGCAGTTCAACAATTATAAAAATGATGATCGGATATGGAAAGATTTCAGTTATCATGAACAAGCGGCAGTGTTTTGGAGAGATCTAGCAAGTCGATTGAAAGATCACCCTGCATTGATCGGTTATAACCTGATTAATGAGCCACATCCAGAGACTGCTACGGGATTTCATGATTTCTGGACACAGGATTACAACGAATGGTATAGCTCAGTGGAGAACACCCCTGCGGATTTGAATCTTTTGTATGAGACGATAGTGACCGCTATACGTACCGTAGATTCCAAGACACCAATTATCGTAAATTCTGGCCTGTATGCTACACCTTGGGCCTTTAAATATTTGAAACCGATCAAAGACGAGAATGTGTTGTATGCTTTTCATATGTACGAGCCTTACGAGCTAACCAGTCAAAATAAGAAAAAAGGGTTAACCTATGAATATCCTGGGACGATAAAGGTCGGGGAAGATAAAACAGAAAAAGCTTTTAACAAGGAAGCCTTAAAGGAATTTCTAGAACCTGTTGCGCAGTGGGCAAAGGAACATAACATACCCGCAAATCGGATTGTTGCAGAAGAATTTGGAACGAATCAACTAGTAAAAGGTGCAGATCAATATATGGCTGATTTAATTTCGATTTTCGATGATTTCGGTTGGCACTGGGCGTTCTATGCGTTTCGTGAGGATACTTGGGACGGTATGGATTATGAACTGGGCAATCAACCTCCAACGTGGGAATATTGGCAAGCAATAGAGAAAGGCGAACAGCCTCCTCGGAAAGCAGTGGATAACCCGATATGGGAAGTATTGAAGAAAGGACTTGAAAGAAAGGAGTAA
- the arsC gene encoding arsenate reductase (thioredoxin), protein MSKPLVYFLCTGNSCRSQIADGFLKALGGDRYEVKSAGLESHGLNPRAVLVMQEAGIDISNHTSDVIEPEILEYADYVITLCGHADEHCPVITNPNVVKWHWGFDDPAKATGTEEEIWAQFRKVRDSIQSRIETFLIEGE, encoded by the coding sequence ATGAGCAAACCTTTAGTTTATTTTCTTTGTACAGGAAACTCTTGTCGTAGTCAGATTGCGGATGGATTCTTGAAAGCACTAGGTGGAGATCGTTATGAAGTGAAAAGTGCTGGCTTAGAATCACATGGATTAAACCCTAGAGCCGTTCTGGTGATGCAAGAGGCAGGTATTGATATATCCAACCATACTTCTGATGTCATCGAACCTGAAATTTTGGAATATGCAGATTATGTGATTACACTTTGTGGTCATGCGGATGAGCATTGCCCAGTGATTACGAATCCAAATGTAGTGAAATGGCACTGGGGATTTGATGATCCAGCAAAAGCAACAGGAACCGAAGAAGAAATTTGGGCTCAATTCCGAAAGGTACGAGATTCCATTCAATCTAGAATTGAAACATTCTTAATTGAAGGAGAATAA
- a CDS encoding HAMP domain-containing sensor histidine kinase gives MMKINKISTKLLIMVSIILLIVFGTSYLLHNYFSSDYYLYKMKTKINAIYDEVKDLSLDQLVENETSIENNNNVTIVRVKNNGSVAEINDNLQFALFKDKVALNKFWITEEVLQKVNEGNTVNLLFNQGKLKSSLLTKIYEQDGSLILIGTVVVHNTDALNIVNQFSFYSILLGIIISLLLVAYFSKKIITPLEQLQDVAKDISNLDFKQVTIKSGDEIEELSKSINQMSQRLKSAHTELEKKNQSLNTLISSISHEVKTPLSLIQAYTIGIQDDLDNGTYTDIILEQVKYTSDMVDYLIKLSKIQKTEVHKEKFDLKELLLKVISQYNITLKNKNLTLQTDFHSAERSIVEEDISQMEIVFNNLISNAIKYGEENIFAISLAGDTTDTLKFTITNKTTRLKEEHLAYIWDPFYVIEESRNKEISGTGLGLSIVAEILAKNDLKYEAILEDSYISFSVWFDVKD, from the coding sequence ATGATGAAAATCAATAAAATAAGCACCAAGTTATTGATTATGGTAAGTATCATTCTGCTGATTGTGTTTGGGACGTCCTATTTATTGCATAATTATTTCTCGTCTGATTATTACTTGTACAAAATGAAAACCAAGATTAATGCCATCTATGACGAAGTAAAGGATCTCAGTCTGGATCAGCTCGTGGAGAATGAAACGTCGATCGAGAACAATAACAACGTAACGATTGTTAGGGTTAAAAACAACGGAAGCGTAGCAGAAATTAACGATAATTTACAATTTGCTCTGTTTAAAGATAAGGTGGCCCTTAATAAGTTCTGGATCACGGAAGAAGTCTTGCAGAAGGTAAACGAAGGGAATACGGTCAATCTTTTATTTAATCAGGGGAAATTGAAGTCCAGTCTGTTAACGAAAATATACGAGCAGGATGGCAGTCTGATCCTCATAGGAACTGTGGTTGTACACAATACAGATGCCTTGAACATCGTAAATCAATTCAGCTTCTATTCTATTCTTTTGGGCATAATTATCAGTTTGCTGTTAGTGGCCTATTTTTCGAAAAAGATCATTACCCCATTAGAGCAGTTACAGGATGTGGCGAAGGATATCTCCAATCTCGATTTTAAACAAGTGACGATTAAATCGGGGGATGAAATCGAAGAATTATCCAAAAGCATAAACCAGATGAGTCAGCGTTTGAAAAGCGCCCATACAGAGCTAGAGAAGAAAAATCAAAGCTTAAACACATTGATCTCAAGCATTTCACACGAGGTGAAGACACCGTTATCCTTAATCCAAGCTTATACCATCGGGATTCAAGACGATCTGGATAATGGAACGTATACGGATATCATTTTGGAACAGGTGAAGTATACGTCTGATATGGTGGATTACTTAATTAAACTGTCCAAGATCCAAAAGACCGAAGTGCATAAAGAGAAATTTGATCTTAAAGAGCTTCTGCTCAAAGTGATCTCACAATATAATATTACGCTTAAAAATAAAAACCTGACCTTACAGACTGACTTCCATTCAGCTGAACGATCCATCGTTGAAGAGGATATCAGCCAAATGGAGATTGTATTCAATAACTTAATTAGTAATGCCATTAAATATGGGGAAGAGAATATCTTTGCAATCTCACTAGCGGGTGATACCACCGATACACTAAAATTCACTATCACTAATAAAACCACGCGCTTGAAAGAGGAGCATTTAGCGTATATCTGGGACCCGTTCTATGTTATCGAGGAGTCTCGGAATAAAGAAATCTCCGGAACTGGACTTGGCCTGTCTATCGTCGCGGAGATTCTAGCTAAAAATGATCTGAAATACGAAGCCATATTAGAGGATTCGTATATTAGTTTTAGTGTTTGGTTTGATGTTAAGGATTGA
- a CDS encoding MATE family efflux transporter — translation MKDLKDMNDLTQGPIMPTLMKLTLPIIATNFISTTYGLVDMIWVGRLGSGPVAAIGTASFFINLAIALSTMITIGTGIKVAHCMGSGQGEKAKSYIKNGFMMSILLGLLYMSLVLLTKNQLIGFFDLGSDEVERMARQFLMISIFGSVFSIVNTLFATLLNSMGNSKQPFQIFSIGLMVNIVLDPFLIFGVGSFEGWGVAGAATATLTANILVTALFIMKTRKSEIISNTTAWDSRQMKEVIRMGLPITIQRVTFTIISIIIAKIIVRFGADAIAVQKVGIQIESISYMTIGGLQGAIAAFFGQNYGARRLDRIGQGYRQALILTSIFGVIVSLIFIAFPQQLFSLFLSDQTSLELGADYMRIIGYSQLFMCMELMTVGAFNGIGQTHIPPIFSITFTALRIPLALILSEPFGLNGVWMSIALSSVFKGVVLVFWFRRSLFRMNKQQVNI, via the coding sequence ATGAAGGACTTGAAGGACATGAACGATTTGACTCAGGGTCCTATTATGCCTACCTTAATGAAATTAACGCTTCCCATTATTGCAACTAATTTCATCTCCACCACCTATGGTCTAGTCGATATGATTTGGGTTGGAAGATTAGGAAGTGGTCCTGTTGCTGCGATTGGCACGGCGAGTTTTTTCATTAATCTAGCGATTGCATTATCTACCATGATTACGATCGGTACTGGGATTAAGGTGGCACATTGTATGGGATCTGGTCAGGGAGAGAAGGCTAAATCTTATATAAAGAACGGATTTATGATGTCTATTTTATTAGGGCTTCTCTATATGAGCTTAGTCCTGTTGACCAAGAATCAGTTGATTGGTTTTTTTGATCTTGGAAGTGATGAAGTAGAACGGATGGCTAGACAATTTCTAATGATTTCGATATTTGGATCGGTATTTTCCATCGTGAATACTTTGTTTGCAACACTCTTAAACTCTATGGGCAATAGTAAACAACCGTTTCAGATCTTCTCCATCGGTCTTATGGTTAATATCGTACTTGATCCGTTTTTAATTTTTGGAGTGGGTAGTTTTGAGGGATGGGGAGTAGCAGGGGCAGCTACTGCAACATTAACGGCGAATATCTTAGTTACGGCTCTTTTTATCATGAAGACAAGAAAGTCAGAAATCATTTCTAACACTACAGCGTGGGACAGTCGCCAAATGAAAGAAGTAATCCGCATGGGGCTTCCAATAACGATCCAACGGGTCACCTTTACGATCATATCGATCATCATTGCCAAGATCATTGTACGTTTTGGAGCGGATGCTATTGCGGTTCAAAAAGTAGGAATCCAAATTGAATCCATTTCCTATATGACCATTGGAGGACTACAGGGAGCTATCGCCGCTTTTTTTGGTCAAAATTATGGAGCACGTCGATTGGATCGTATTGGGCAGGGTTATCGTCAGGCCTTGATCTTAACATCCATCTTCGGTGTGATCGTATCACTTATATTTATTGCGTTCCCGCAGCAGCTATTTTCATTGTTTTTATCGGATCAGACAAGTCTGGAATTAGGCGCGGATTATATGCGGATCATCGGTTACTCACAATTGTTCATGTGTATGGAATTGATGACAGTGGGTGCGTTTAACGGCATTGGGCAAACCCATATTCCGCCGATATTCAGTATTACATTTACTGCACTCCGAATACCGCTAGCCTTGATCTTATCTGAACCTTTTGGCTTAAATGGGGTGTGGATGTCGATTGCTCTAAGCAGTGTGTTCAAGGGAGTTGTTCTTGTGTTCTGGTTTAGGAGATCTTTGTTCAGAATGAATAAACAGCAGGTAAATATTTAA